A single window of Fischerella sp. PCC 9605 DNA harbors:
- a CDS encoding ribonuclease R family protein — protein sequence MEFSIATLLANFTDDKLVARKLLEKKLGCEDEDCLQKLHIALEVLEKIGILAKERGKYRRMTEEGLIEAKLRCSSKGFCFAIQDMEGAEDIYIRESHLSNAWNGDRVLVRVLKEGSRRRSPEGEVKLILERSNHTLLARIKPVEGGYRAVPLDDRLLFELKLQENNLKLQEAVDHLAHVEVLRYPLAQYPPLGRVVQILGSDAEAAADIDLVTCKHDLSRSFPENVQEASTKLPKRILKADLKDRLDLRDKFTITILGNTVDTKTVENAFSLETTSAGNLQLGFHIPDVSHYVQPDEALDREALRRGRSVYLGELVLPMLPDNVVDRCALVPGSDRLTISFLITFDPKSGQILEWEIHPSAIKVDALVNSQQAEAILDNQATKLSTEVVEMLQQLKSLQLFLKQQRTSRGSLQLNLPPNKNPFYDEGILGCVVEKDSPVRSLLTEFVLLANQIMANHLSALGIPAIWRLQGAPDPEDVQEMLKLAINLGVELSLDPDMDIQPLDYQQLTRVFAESSSEQVLTYLLQDTLKQAAYSTNKAPHFGLALPEYVHFAAPLRRYPDLLMQRVFYTLLEHGRDRRNTRVKERVNLRSSTSHGEINWNVLPPELQQELQSELTRVITQINDREKEVQEAEADLEGLQRASLMKQRIGEVFSGVITGVQSYGFFVEIEVPPKEIKGSNNVPLRVEGLVHVSSLKDDWYEYRARQQALFGRKNRASYRLGDRVAVQVKSVDYYRQQIDLVTVGSDGIPYRQDIGADPEESDMYLPNDIELDDLESYAEDE from the coding sequence ATGGAATTTTCAATCGCTACACTTCTCGCCAATTTCACTGATGATAAATTGGTAGCTCGCAAACTATTGGAAAAGAAACTTGGTTGTGAAGATGAAGATTGTTTACAAAAACTTCACATAGCCTTGGAGGTGTTGGAAAAAATTGGCATTTTGGCGAAAGAACGCGGTAAATATCGCCGGATGACAGAAGAAGGACTAATTGAAGCCAAACTCCGCTGTTCTAGTAAAGGCTTTTGCTTTGCAATTCAAGATATGGAGGGAGCAGAGGATATATACATTCGCGAAAGTCATTTGAGTAATGCTTGGAATGGCGATCGCGTTTTAGTGAGAGTTCTTAAAGAAGGTAGTCGTCGCCGTTCCCCAGAAGGAGAAGTTAAATTAATTTTAGAGCGCTCCAATCATACTTTACTGGCACGGATTAAGCCGGTAGAAGGGGGATATCGTGCCGTACCTCTAGATGATCGCCTGTTGTTTGAACTCAAACTGCAAGAAAATAATTTGAAATTGCAAGAAGCCGTAGATCACCTCGCTCATGTTGAAGTTCTACGCTACCCACTTGCCCAATATCCTCCTTTAGGACGAGTTGTACAAATCCTTGGTAGTGATGCAGAAGCAGCTGCTGATATTGATTTAGTTACCTGCAAGCATGATCTTTCCCGTAGTTTTCCAGAAAACGTCCAAGAAGCAAGCACAAAACTACCAAAAAGAATACTGAAAGCAGACCTAAAAGACCGACTGGATTTACGGGACAAGTTTACCATCACGATTCTTGGCAACACTGTTGATACGAAGACAGTAGAAAATGCTTTCTCCCTCGAAACAACTAGTGCTGGAAACTTGCAGTTAGGCTTTCACATTCCTGATGTTTCCCACTACGTCCAACCAGATGAAGCACTCGATCGCGAAGCACTCAGGCGGGGTAGATCGGTGTATTTGGGAGAATTAGTGCTGCCAATGTTGCCAGACAATGTGGTAGACCGCTGTGCTTTAGTGCCAGGAAGCGATCGCTTAACTATCTCTTTTTTAATTACCTTCGATCCCAAATCAGGACAAATACTGGAGTGGGAAATTCACCCCAGCGCGATCAAAGTAGATGCTTTAGTAAATTCACAGCAAGCAGAAGCAATTTTAGATAACCAAGCTACCAAGCTATCTACTGAAGTAGTAGAAATGCTGCAACAGTTAAAATCTTTGCAGCTTTTCCTCAAACAGCAGCGCACTTCTCGGGGAAGTTTGCAGTTAAATTTGCCACCAAACAAAAATCCCTTTTACGATGAAGGCATTCTTGGATGTGTGGTAGAGAAGGATTCACCCGTGCGATCGCTTCTAACAGAGTTCGTACTGCTGGCGAATCAAATCATGGCCAATCACTTGAGTGCTTTGGGTATTCCGGCTATTTGGCGACTGCAAGGCGCACCCGATCCTGAAGATGTGCAAGAGATGCTGAAATTGGCAATCAATTTAGGTGTCGAACTGTCATTAGATCCAGATATGGATATCCAACCGCTGGACTATCAACAATTGACAAGGGTGTTTGCAGAGTCCTCATCCGAGCAAGTTTTGACTTATTTGTTGCAAGATACTCTTAAGCAAGCGGCATACAGCACAAACAAAGCACCTCACTTTGGTTTGGCACTACCAGAGTATGTCCACTTTGCTGCTCCTTTGCGGCGTTACCCAGATTTGCTCATGCAGAGGGTATTTTATACACTACTTGAACACGGACGCGATCGCCGCAACACCCGTGTGAAAGAGCGCGTTAACCTGCGTTCCTCCACCAGTCACGGTGAAATTAACTGGAACGTCCTACCCCCAGAATTGCAACAAGAATTGCAAAGCGAACTGACTCGGGTAATTACCCAAATCAACGACCGAGAAAAAGAAGTCCAAGAAGCCGAAGCTGATTTGGAAGGTTTGCAAAGAGCTTCTTTAATGAAACAGCGCATCGGCGAGGTCTTCAGTGGTGTAATTACAGGTGTGCAATCTTACGGTTTCTTCGTAGAAATTGAAGTACCACCGAAGGAGATCAAAGGAAGTAATAACGTACCGTTACGAGTGGAAGGACTGGTACACGTCAGTTCTCTCAAAGATGATTGGTATGAATATCGTGCTAGACAACAGGCACTATTTGGACGCAAAAATCGTGCCTCTTATCGATTGGGCGATCGCGTCGCCGTACAGGTTAAAAGTGTTGATTACTACCGCCAGCAAATCGATTTAGTCACAGTTGGTAGCGACGGTATTCCCTATCGTCAAGATATCGGCGCAGATCCTGAAGAATCAGACATGTATTTACCCAACGATATCGAGCTAGACGACCTAGAGTCGTATGCAGAGGACGAATAA
- a CDS encoding flavin prenyltransferase UbiX, which yields MSNKTKPLILGVSGASGLIYAVRALKFLLAADYEIELVASKSTYMVWQAEQNIRMPVEPAQQEQFWRQQAGVETTGKLRCHPWGDVGANIASGSFRTLGMIVIPCSMSTVAKLAAGLSSDLLERAADVQLKEGRKLVIVPRETPFSLIHLRNLTTLAEAGTRIVPAIPAWYHNPQTIEDLVDFVVARVLDQLDIDCIPIQRWQGSEERQKDGSRYNGENPRNALPPEGRRQKEPHK from the coding sequence GTGTCAAATAAAACTAAACCACTCATCCTAGGAGTATCAGGTGCATCTGGTCTAATTTACGCAGTTCGCGCTCTGAAATTTCTGCTTGCAGCCGACTATGAAATTGAATTGGTCGCTTCCAAATCAACTTACATGGTTTGGCAAGCTGAGCAGAATATTCGCATGCCAGTAGAACCCGCCCAACAAGAGCAATTTTGGCGACAGCAAGCAGGAGTGGAAACTACAGGTAAACTACGCTGTCATCCTTGGGGTGATGTGGGAGCTAATATTGCTAGTGGTTCCTTTCGCACTCTGGGAATGATAGTGATTCCCTGTAGCATGAGTACAGTAGCAAAGTTGGCGGCAGGTTTAAGTTCTGACTTATTAGAAAGGGCAGCAGATGTGCAGTTAAAGGAAGGGCGAAAGTTAGTGATAGTTCCCCGTGAAACTCCTTTTAGCCTAATTCATCTGCGAAACTTAACCACCCTTGCAGAAGCCGGAACCAGAATTGTACCTGCCATTCCTGCTTGGTATCACAATCCCCAAACTATAGAGGATTTGGTTGATTTTGTTGTCGCCCGTGTTTTAGATCAACTAGATATTGATTGCATTCCCATTCAACGCTGGCAAGGTTCTGAAGAAAGGCAGAAGGACGGCAGTCGCTACAACGGGGAGAATCCCCGGAACGCGCTGCCTCCAGAAGGCAGGAGGCAGAAGGAACCACACAAATAA
- a CDS encoding LapA family protein, with the protein MAIFRLILLVALMGGLALLLAQNWSPVLSLVFLGMQTISLPLAMWILFSTAAGAATSLLISGLFQLSSYFAAPQRPTPSASKPRRTPRSGDRPPSPPKAEPAYTYTSPPRSETKTSSQSSAVDDWETDNLNNDWDFEEKAYRESTPPPQDTQVRDSIGDSKTYERQQEPKTTFQSGSSYSYSYREPKNSGVGKTESVYDADYRVIIPPYQPPTDNQIEEDNQEDNQTDEDDWGFLEDFEDEDKDKRSRK; encoded by the coding sequence ATGGCTATATTTCGTTTAATTTTATTAGTGGCATTAATGGGAGGACTAGCGCTGTTGTTAGCGCAAAACTGGTCTCCTGTCCTCTCGTTAGTTTTTTTGGGTATGCAGACTATATCATTGCCTCTGGCAATGTGGATTTTGTTCAGCACTGCTGCTGGTGCTGCTACTTCTTTATTAATCTCTGGCTTGTTTCAACTGTCAAGTTATTTTGCAGCGCCACAAAGGCCAACCCCGTCTGCATCCAAGCCGCGAAGAACTCCACGCAGTGGCGATCGCCCTCCCAGTCCTCCCAAGGCAGAACCTGCATATACCTACACCAGTCCTCCGCGTTCGGAAACTAAAACCTCTTCCCAATCCAGTGCGGTCGATGATTGGGAAACAGACAACCTCAATAATGATTGGGACTTTGAGGAAAAAGCATATCGAGAGTCTACACCTCCTCCTCAAGATACACAAGTAAGAGACTCGATCGGAGACTCAAAAACCTATGAACGGCAGCAAGAACCCAAAACTACCTTCCAGTCGGGTTCGTCTTACTCCTACAGCTACCGCGAACCTAAAAATTCTGGAGTCGGCAAAACGGAATCAGTTTACGATGCTGACTATCGGGTAATTATCCCCCCCTATCAACCGCCGACTGATAATCAAATCGAAGAAGATAATCAAGAAGATAATCAAACTGATGAGGATGATTGGGGGTTTCTAGAAGATTTTGAGGATGAAGATAAAGATAAGCGTTCCCGTAAGTAA
- a CDS encoding NB-ARC domain-containing protein: MTVFDSNKIEEEFIEAKNNWELEKLYVDLASAKGKALTPVEKKFLRGLLCGFSPSEIANTVYKSRSSSTVRVYLSNGLYKYIEEMLSKQAEYSVKVKSWSRVTHLLEKAGYKKASIQIEPNKNYINKNSKDKANFISMASAANKRDWGEASDISLFHGRTKELTLVKQWVIQESCRLVLLLGMGGIGKTALSVKLAEEIQENFEYVIWRSLHLAPPFEIILNQLIQFISPHQDIKNTETVEGSISQLIDGLRTSRCLIVLDNIDAVLYNNYGDKTQENFTVIASYYSEINHALADSLPQIKYRQGYEGYGELIRRIGNSQHQSCLLLTSREKPGEITALEGNTLPVRCLKLTGLSPAECIKILTKQGFTDTKKEESRLLIEWYAGNPLLIKSIATAIQELFGGDIHEFLQQDTLIDGDIRAILDTQFHRLSGLEKQIMYWLALHPNSVSLQQIQTGILPRVSQRSILEAIELLQRRSLIERQASRFYQIPVLMEYIIETLIEENFQLSQQQAGSSLIAHTYLETQLKNYIKDIRLG, encoded by the coding sequence ATGACAGTATTTGATTCCAACAAAATTGAAGAGGAATTTATAGAAGCAAAAAACAATTGGGAGTTAGAAAAATTATACGTAGATTTGGCATCGGCAAAGGGAAAGGCGCTGACACCTGTGGAAAAAAAATTTCTGCGCGGTTTACTTTGCGGTTTTAGCCCTTCCGAAATTGCCAATACAGTGTATAAAAGTCGTAGTAGCAGTACAGTTCGGGTTTACCTTTCCAATGGATTATATAAATACATAGAAGAAATGCTGAGTAAACAAGCAGAATACTCAGTTAAGGTCAAAAGTTGGAGTCGTGTCACTCATTTACTAGAAAAAGCAGGTTATAAAAAAGCTTCGATTCAAATAGAGCCAAATAAAAATTACATCAATAAAAACAGCAAAGATAAGGCTAATTTTATTAGCATGGCATCAGCCGCTAACAAGCGAGATTGGGGCGAAGCAAGCGATATCAGCTTATTCCACGGAAGGACAAAAGAACTAACGCTAGTTAAACAATGGGTTATCCAAGAAAGCTGCCGATTAGTATTACTCTTGGGTATGGGTGGAATTGGTAAAACAGCTTTATCTGTAAAGCTAGCAGAAGAAATTCAGGAAAACTTTGAATATGTGATTTGGCGTTCGTTACATCTCGCTCCACCTTTTGAGATTATTTTAAATCAACTAATTCAATTTATATCACCGCATCAAGATATCAAGAATACAGAAACAGTAGAAGGTAGCATTTCACAATTAATAGATGGTTTACGCACTTCACGTTGTCTCATAGTTCTAGATAATATAGATGCAGTTTTGTATAATAATTATGGTGATAAAACACAAGAAAATTTTACTGTAATCGCAAGTTATTATTCAGAAATAAATCATGCTTTGGCTGATTCTCTTCCGCAAATAAAGTATCGTCAAGGTTATGAAGGTTATGGGGAATTAATTAGGCGAATAGGGAATTCACAACATCAAAGTTGCTTACTGTTAACCAGTCGCGAAAAACCAGGAGAAATTACTGCTTTGGAAGGGAATACATTACCTGTTCGGTGTTTAAAATTAACAGGTTTAAGTCCGGCAGAATGTATAAAAATACTCACAAAACAAGGATTTACTGATACAAAAAAAGAAGAAAGTAGACTTTTAATTGAGTGGTATGCAGGTAATCCGTTATTGATTAAATCAATTGCTACTGCTATTCAAGAATTATTTGGTGGTGATATTCATGAATTTTTACAACAGGATACTCTGATTGATGGAGATATTCGAGCGATTTTAGACACACAATTCCACCGCTTGTCTGGTTTAGAAAAGCAGATTATGTATTGGCTAGCATTACATCCTAATTCCGTGTCTTTACAGCAAATTCAAACTGGTATATTGCCACGAGTATCGCAAAGATCAATATTAGAAGCCATAGAGTTACTACAAAGGCGATCGCTAATAGAAAGGCAAGCGTCTCGCTTTTATCAAATTCCAGTATTGATGGAGTATATCATTGAAACATTAATTGAGGAAAATTTTCAACTCAGCCAACAGCAAGCAGGCTCATCACTAATAGCTCATACATATTTGGAAACGCAACTGAAAAATTACATAAAAGATATTCGCTTAGGTTAA
- a CDS encoding shikimate kinase: MKNRLQGINLYLIGMMGSGKTTLGRLLAPQLGYGFVDTDNLLEKAAGKTINQVFAEEGEAAFRQLESQVLGEVCAFTKLVVATGGGIVLRRENWSYLHHGLIIWLDVPVEILYNRLVDDTTRPLLQDIDPEGKLRSLLEQRQPLYAQADLRITVSGGETPEQITTRVLEAIPSVLKEPVFPPNGH; this comes from the coding sequence GTGAAAAACCGATTGCAAGGAATCAACTTGTACTTAATTGGTATGATGGGTAGCGGTAAAACGACGCTAGGGCGATTGCTGGCTCCTCAGCTGGGATATGGGTTTGTAGATACTGATAATTTGCTAGAAAAAGCAGCAGGAAAAACTATCAATCAAGTCTTTGCTGAAGAAGGAGAAGCGGCGTTTCGGCAATTGGAAAGTCAGGTATTAGGAGAAGTTTGTGCTTTTACAAAGCTGGTGGTTGCAACTGGTGGGGGAATTGTTCTGCGACGAGAAAACTGGAGTTACTTACATCACGGCTTAATAATTTGGCTAGATGTACCAGTAGAAATACTGTACAACCGTTTAGTAGATGATACTACTCGACCACTGCTGCAAGATATCGATCCCGAGGGAAAATTGCGATCGCTCCTCGAACAACGACAACCACTTTACGCTCAAGCAGATCTGCGAATCACCGTTAGCGGAGGAGAAACACCAGAACAAATTACCACGCGAGTTCTCGAAGCAATCCCCAGTGTTCTCAAAGAACCAGTTTTTCCGCCAAATGGTCATTAG
- a CDS encoding serine/threonine protein kinase: protein MLEAGEILGNRYQLREKLGQDASRQTWLAQDLATQPQEKVVVKLLILSPQMQWDEQKLFEREAQVLKNLNHPRIPKYRDYFVLEHQSSSKFPWFGLVQSYIPGVSLQQLLNQGQRFSESQIEQIAVEVLSILVYLHELNPPVLHRDIKPSNLIWGEDERVYLVDFGAVQDQAVLEGATFTVAGTYGYVPMEQFAGRAVPASDLYALGATLIHLLTGISPAELPDQDARIQFVDQVSVDLGFVNWIGKLTEPDVAERLSTARVALKALKNKNALSPPITSRKPTGSQIQIKKSASQLEINIPKRGGKAFRLFYVIGLIIPFVWQLPELINFLTAGGSYKPWLFLFFSVVMLFAVLERILLPSFGHTDLYFDRKNFEVRWKLFGLCYKRRRGKTALINKIYQEEVKQGSAPRGVTIEVEGEKFTSSPLSTVERHWLIQEIGEWLDSIRCGEMG, encoded by the coding sequence ATGCTAGAAGCAGGAGAGATACTTGGTAATCGCTATCAACTTCGGGAAAAATTAGGACAAGATGCTAGTCGTCAAACTTGGTTGGCACAAGATTTGGCTACACAGCCTCAAGAAAAAGTTGTTGTCAAATTGCTAATTCTCAGCCCCCAAATGCAGTGGGATGAACAAAAACTATTTGAGCGTGAGGCTCAAGTGCTAAAAAATCTCAATCATCCCCGCATCCCCAAATACCGAGATTACTTTGTTTTGGAACACCAATCTAGTTCTAAGTTTCCCTGGTTTGGGTTGGTGCAGAGTTACATTCCCGGAGTATCTCTCCAACAACTACTGAATCAGGGTCAACGCTTTTCTGAATCACAGATAGAACAAATTGCCGTTGAAGTTCTCAGTATTCTGGTGTATCTGCACGAACTTAACCCGCCTGTGCTGCATCGAGATATCAAACCCAGTAATTTGATTTGGGGTGAAGATGAACGGGTTTACTTGGTTGATTTTGGTGCAGTCCAGGATCAAGCTGTGCTGGAAGGCGCTACCTTCACTGTTGCCGGTACTTATGGCTACGTACCGATGGAACAGTTTGCTGGTCGAGCAGTTCCCGCTTCTGACTTGTATGCCTTGGGTGCAACTTTAATACATCTATTGACAGGAATCTCTCCCGCTGAACTACCCGATCAAGATGCACGCATCCAGTTTGTCGACCAAGTCAGCGTTGATCTGGGTTTTGTGAATTGGATTGGTAAACTTACAGAACCAGATGTAGCAGAACGGCTGAGTACTGCACGAGTAGCGCTCAAAGCACTGAAGAACAAAAACGCCCTCAGTCCACCCATTACCAGTCGCAAGCCTACAGGTAGTCAGATTCAAATTAAAAAGTCTGCCAGTCAGCTAGAGATTAACATTCCCAAACGTGGCGGTAAAGCTTTCAGATTGTTCTACGTGATTGGGTTAATAATTCCTTTTGTCTGGCAACTGCCAGAATTGATCAATTTCCTAACAGCAGGAGGCAGTTATAAGCCGTGGTTATTTTTGTTTTTCTCTGTTGTCATGCTGTTTGCAGTACTGGAAAGAATTTTATTACCTTCCTTTGGACACACCGACCTTTACTTTGATCGCAAAAATTTTGAAGTTAGGTGGAAGTTATTTGGTTTGTGCTACAAGCGGCGCCGGGGTAAAACTGCACTGATTAACAAAATATACCAAGAGGAAGTTAAGCAGGGTTCAGCCCCCAGAGGAGTGACCATAGAAGTGGAAGGAGAAAAATTCACCTCTAGTCCTCTTTCGACAGTAGAACGCCACTGGCTGATTCAGGAGATTGGGGAATGGCTGGACTCAATTAGGTGTGGGGAGATGGGGTGA
- a CDS encoding serine/threonine protein kinase: MLQIEQVLRDRYQLIEKLGESAGRQTWLAWDLSTQEQVVVKMLIFSDQMQWENVRLFEREAQILKKLNHPRIPQYRNYFCFEDRVIQFALVQTYIPGSSLRELLAKGRVFTPAEIRKIAAEILKILIYLHSLSPVVLHRDIKPSNILLGKDSQIYLLDFGAVQDRAAREGATFTVVGTYGYAPLEQFGGRATPASDLYALGATLIHLLTGISPANLPQQNSRLQFAHLLKLNPGFVRWLEQLTEPNLERRFSSAKEALKVLKANQAGMSRLIRPQPADSQIHLQKSSGHLQIQIPVLWQKTLVDPKNLAAMVGLLIWSYLVIGAFGFSTIQGWIWLIASLLLAAWFLLPNFVETNIYFDHQEFEIESKLMGLCLRTQRGNVLEIDKVFSGETGGYGNNKVPEVTLAVGVREYSFGKLKPPLSKQECRWLAAEIRHWLGIG; this comes from the coding sequence ATGCTGCAAATTGAACAGGTGTTACGCGATCGCTATCAACTTATAGAAAAACTCGGTGAAAGTGCGGGTCGTCAAACCTGGTTAGCATGGGATTTATCTACTCAAGAGCAAGTAGTCGTCAAAATGCTCATTTTTAGCGACCAAATGCAATGGGAAAATGTTAGGCTTTTTGAGCGAGAAGCCCAAATACTCAAAAAACTTAACCATCCGCGTATTCCTCAGTATCGCAATTATTTTTGTTTTGAAGACCGAGTAATCCAATTTGCCTTAGTCCAAACCTACATACCCGGTTCCTCGCTTAGGGAATTACTGGCAAAGGGCAGGGTGTTCACCCCAGCAGAAATACGGAAAATAGCTGCCGAAATTTTGAAGATTTTGATATACCTGCATAGTTTGAGTCCAGTTGTATTGCATCGAGACATTAAACCCAGCAATATATTGTTGGGGAAAGATTCCCAGATTTATTTGCTAGATTTTGGCGCAGTGCAAGACCGGGCCGCCAGAGAGGGAGCTACTTTTACAGTGGTAGGAACCTATGGCTATGCACCTCTGGAACAATTTGGCGGACGGGCGACTCCTGCGTCCGATCTGTATGCCTTAGGCGCAACCTTAATTCATCTGTTGACGGGTATTTCACCAGCCAATTTACCACAACAAAATTCTCGCTTACAGTTTGCCCACTTATTAAAGCTCAATCCTGGGTTTGTTCGCTGGTTGGAACAATTGACAGAACCAAATTTAGAAAGACGCTTTAGCAGTGCTAAAGAAGCACTAAAAGTGCTCAAAGCAAATCAGGCTGGTATGTCTAGGTTAATTCGTCCTCAACCAGCAGATAGCCAGATTCACCTGCAAAAATCTTCTGGTCACTTGCAGATTCAAATCCCCGTGTTATGGCAAAAGACATTAGTTGACCCTAAAAACCTAGCTGCAATGGTGGGACTGCTGATTTGGTCATACCTGGTTATTGGTGCGTTTGGCTTTAGTACTATCCAAGGTTGGATCTGGCTGATAGCAAGCCTCTTGCTGGCAGCTTGGTTTCTGTTGCCTAACTTTGTAGAAACTAATATTTACTTTGACCATCAGGAGTTTGAAATTGAATCGAAATTAATGGGTCTTTGCTTGCGAACACAGCGAGGAAACGTTTTAGAAATAGACAAAGTATTTAGCGGTGAAACTGGTGGCTATGGTAATAACAAAGTACCTGAAGTAACTTTGGCTGTGGGTGTGCGTGAGTATTCCTTTGGAAAATTGAAGCCACCTTTGAGTAAACAGGAGTGCCGTTGGCTAGCAGCAGAAATTAGGCATTGGTTGGGGATTGGTTAG
- the argB gene encoding acetylglutamate kinase, which translates to MTINDTEYIRQDAATRVKVLSEALPYIQQFTGRTVVVKYGGAAMKDSNLKDKVIRDIVFLSCVGLRPIVVHGGGPEINSWLDKLGIEPQFKNGLRVTDAPTMDVVEMVLVGRVNKEIVSLINQAGGSAVGLCGKDGNLIKARPQGEEGIGFVGEVCNVNTKILETLVNSGYIPVVSSVAADDNGQAYNINADTVAGEIAAALGAEKLILLTDTRGILKDYKDPSTLIPKVDIKEARELIANGVVSGGMIPKVNCCVRSLAQGVRAAHIIDGRIPHALLVEIFTDGGIGSMIFGSQFMS; encoded by the coding sequence ATGACGATCAATGATACTGAGTACATCCGGCAAGATGCAGCCACTCGCGTAAAAGTACTGAGTGAGGCATTACCTTACATCCAACAGTTCACAGGTCGAACCGTTGTTGTCAAGTACGGTGGTGCAGCCATGAAAGACAGCAACCTCAAAGATAAAGTTATCCGCGATATCGTATTTTTATCTTGTGTGGGTTTGCGACCAATTGTCGTACACGGTGGTGGGCCAGAAATCAACAGTTGGCTGGATAAACTAGGAATAGAGCCGCAATTTAAGAACGGTTTGCGTGTCACTGATGCTCCCACAATGGATGTAGTGGAAATGGTTTTAGTTGGTCGCGTTAATAAAGAAATTGTCTCTTTGATTAACCAAGCTGGTGGTTCAGCAGTGGGACTGTGCGGTAAAGATGGCAACTTAATTAAAGCCCGTCCCCAAGGTGAAGAAGGCATCGGCTTTGTAGGGGAAGTATGCAATGTAAATACCAAGATTTTGGAGACACTGGTTAACAGTGGCTATATCCCCGTAGTTTCCAGTGTCGCTGCTGACGACAACGGACAAGCTTATAATATTAACGCCGATACCGTAGCCGGAGAAATAGCAGCAGCGCTGGGGGCAGAAAAGTTAATTTTGCTAACTGACACGCGGGGGATTTTAAAAGATTACAAAGATCCATCTACTTTGATTCCGAAAGTAGATATTAAAGAAGCCCGGGAATTGATTGCCAATGGTGTAGTTAGCGGTGGCATGATTCCAAAAGTTAATTGTTGCGTGCGATCGCTTGCTCAAGGGGTGCGCGCTGCACACATCATCGATGGTCGTATCCCCCACGCTTTGCTAGTAGAAATTTTTACCGATGGCGGTATCGGCAGCATGATTTTTGGTTCTCAGTTTATGTCTTGA
- a CDS encoding tetratricopeptide repeat protein, whose protein sequence is MTSESIEIAKNRYQQGRIAFESGRYQQAIEQLEKASALLARNTRLGGEVQIWLATAYEAAGRTEDAIALCEQLKRHPHSETSKEARRLQYILKAPRLQRPKEWMTQIPDFSSLSDNESKINFSANNTKSSGRKQPSEQEFVDLSQVNTRDNRFIWVALIAIGLTLVSLIWLNF, encoded by the coding sequence GTGACTTCAGAAAGTATAGAAATTGCCAAAAATCGCTACCAGCAAGGGAGAATAGCCTTTGAAAGCGGGCGATACCAACAAGCGATTGAACAACTGGAAAAAGCAAGCGCTCTTTTAGCTCGTAACACCCGCCTTGGGGGTGAAGTACAAATTTGGTTAGCAACGGCTTACGAAGCAGCGGGACGTACAGAAGATGCGATCGCCCTTTGCGAACAACTCAAACGCCATCCTCATTCAGAAACCAGCAAAGAAGCAAGGCGTTTGCAATACATCCTCAAAGCCCCAAGGTTGCAACGTCCTAAGGAATGGATGACCCAAATTCCTGATTTTAGCTCTCTTTCTGACAATGAGAGCAAAATCAACTTTTCTGCCAATAATACCAAATCCTCTGGTCGCAAGCAGCCCTCTGAGCAAGAATTTGTTGATCTCAGCCAGGTCAATACCAGGGATAATCGCTTTATCTGGGTAGCATTAATTGCTATTGGTCTAACATTGGTTAGTTTAATTTGGTTGAATTTTTAG